Genomic window (Arachis hypogaea cultivar Tifrunner chromosome 13, arahy.Tifrunner.gnm2.J5K5, whole genome shotgun sequence):
TGGTTACCACCATCTGcgtaccgtgcattctgcatacgacacgtagcggctaatttcgcccttaccttcaagggcaaagacgctaGGAGGCTTCTCGTGAATGCAGCGTACGCGAAGACTgaggttgagtttgattactggtttgatatactGCGGTCTGAAGACCAggcgatgtgtgagtgggcgaaccgTATTGATTACTCCTTGTGGACGCAGCATCGCGATGAGGGGaggagattcggtcacatgacgacgaatatctccgagtgtgtgaactcaatcctGAAGGGTGTAAGAAATCTTCCTGTAGCATCcctggtgaaggcaacatatggtaggctggccgaactctttgttcgcaaggggtgagaggctgaggcccagatgGGCACCGGACAGCAGTTCAGTCAGCATTTGGTGAAGTGTattgaggccaacttgaagacggccaggtgcttcacggtgacgtTGTATGACCGtgataactccgagttcaccgtaGCGGAGACCACTCCGACTGGTACTTTCTCATTGGGTACTTACCGAGTATCGCTTGCCTCCCGGACATGTGACTGTGGGTACTTTCAGGCGCTTCATTTCCCGTGTCAGCACGCACTTGCATGCTGTGCCTACGCACGTGTGAGCTGGAACTCCTATGTTCATAGCGTCTATCAGATTAGCTCGGTGTTCAATGTCTATCGGATGGGATTCACACCTCCAATCCCGGAGGGCTTCTGGCCACCCTACGATGGGCCCACGGTGATTCCGGACCCAAACAGAAGGCGTGCGAGAGAGGGTAGGCCTAGATCCACAAGGATACGGACGAATATGGATGACGCAGATCCAAACAGGCCAAAACGGTGTGGCCTTTGTCGCCAACCCGGACACACTAGACGTAGATGCCCACAGGTAGTAGGATCGTCTCAGACAGGGCGAAATTAGTTTCCATGATGTTATTGTTAGTGTTATTTACATTTAAGTTGTCTTGTTAGATGCATTGCTTGACCACGAATGTAACTTGTTGAGATTAATGCATTGAACTTTGGTATTTGTGAGTAGTAATGAATATGTTGTCTTTCATTAGAAGTTATGCTACAGGACTCGTTGATCCTCATTTTAATAACTAAACAAAATCATTATACCTTATCATGTTTCATTTAATACAAATAGTTAGGAACAACATACATAAACAGAGCACTACATAACAAGAAAACTACACCTAACTATCATACATGACTGAAATAGAGGAAACAAAATACATGAAATGTGACTCATCTAAACAGATGCGAACCAGTACCACAGCGAGGTGCTACCCGTGCCCTCTGACCTCGACGGACAAGCGGCTCCTCATCCTCtatctcatcctcctcctcctgcgGAGCAGGCTGTACTGGTGGCGCAACACGCAACGGTGCTGCAGACGATCCTGCGATAGACTCTGATGCAGCGGTGAAGGCGGATGTAGGGGTACCTCCAAGACGAAACTGCTGACCAGCGGATGAGGATGGAGGCTCGTTCAGATCAACATCTAAGGGGGCCTGGATCCCTGAGGTCTGGCCAGCTCTGCGGGGGGTCACCTCAGCCTGCATGATGGCGGTGATCTCATCTAGGAAGCGTGGACTCCCGAAGTCCCCAACAAACGAGTCTGACCCAACAAAGTCTGCCCACTGTGATCCTGATATGCGCCAAGGTGTACCACCCTGCTCAGCCTGATCATCCGCTGGCACACCAACGAAGTAATCTCCAAGCGGGCCCGGTCCAGGTCCAGCGTCACCAGTATCAGCCCCGTCACCGAGCCCTGTGCCATACCACTCACCTCCATGACCGCCATCGTGTGTACTAGTACCTCCATCGTGTGTGCCTTCTCCAACGTGGCCCGGCTGGTCGTCATCGTCGTCCCCATGGTCAGCACCAATCCTCGCCGTATGATCCGGCCACCTGAACTGACGCTGGCTCCTCCGTGTCCCTACACCCATCCTCCTCTCAACCCTGCGCCTGTCAGGCACGTCATCCGGAGGATCCATGTCAGGCACTCGCCCCGGACCCCGCTGTGAGGCCTCAACTGGTATAGGAACTGATCTCGGATCCCCCAGCTCAATGTCCGGGGCCAAGAACCTCTTCCCAAACTGACTCCACCACTGAAGGAACTGATGAGACGGTCCAGGGTCGGCAACAATCTCGAACCTCAATACACTGTCATGACGAGCGTCCCAGTATGCATGCCACTTCGGCATGGAAGAGGGGAACCATCGATCGCCGCCTCTCCCGTCCTTggacatcagaaagtcgatgttcaAGGCGGGACGCGGAGGGGCCTGTACCCCTCCAAACTGAGGAAGAACACGatctatctgatgccactctatgacaGCAAAGTAGATCAGCGCGGTCACACTGCGCCACACCGCCATGTGCCGAGGCTCCAAAACCTCCGGGTGCAACACCTGAAGTACGTCGGGGCTACTGTACGGCATCCATATAAACTGCAGAACAAACCGACCCTTATCAGGGCAACTGTACGACCCAAGTgtaaaatatttaactaaaatgCATCAGTTATTAATTAGCAGACTAACCTCCCTGGACTGTAACCGGTCTATCCTAAGCCTCCACGACCGCACTCTCGGACCCTTCTCGCTACCGGAAGGGTTGTAACCTGCCCATCTGCACCATACACATGAGTTACATATACTAATATCTGTGTTTACATTATGCAATAGAGTATTAACATACACGCAATTCTCTAAGTCATATTGAAAAAGAATAGGCCCAGTATAGTACCTCGACGCCAACGGCCAGCTGAACGTCTCATATCCTGCAGGCCTAAACTGAGGAAACCGCCAAAAGATCCAAGACTGCAGTAGCTGGAGCGGGCCCGCTAACTTCACAACATGTCTGTTTGCCACTctgcacatgcaccggtacaaccaggCCAGTGCTGCCGAACCCCAGCTGTACGTACCCAGCTCCTCCAGCCTCGCTACATATGGAAGCCATCTAATGTGAATCCGGTTGCCAGACTTGTCCGCAAACAACTGCGTGCCTAgcaacatcatgatgtacgcacggACATATCGGCGAACAGTGTCATCATCTGCATCCTCAGGGCACTCACCAAAGgtctcctgaaaccagctgcagttcactgcgtacttctgaacctgACTGGGAGGAGGTATAACTCCtagcaactcctggaaccagaCCCAGGGTGGACGGCCTCCATCGATGTATATATGGAACTCTGACAAGCACCCGCTCACGTAACGGCCATCGACTGGCAAACccagctggtatgccacgtcctggagtgtgatcgtgcactctccgaacggcatatgaaaaGTGTGCGTCTCGGGACGCCATCTCTCCACGAATGCACTGACGAGCGCCTCGTCTAGCCGGAACCACCGGtcgttcagccttgcaagatggtatagccctgccatctgcaagtatggaacgtatctgtcatcaagacgcatgccctgctgccgcctcATGCTCCTAATGCATCGCTCGGGCTGCGCATGAAAAGAACCGCATACTGAGATATATAACTACACAGGTTTTACAGTAAACCGGTTCACATAAACCGGTTCACAGTAAACCGGTCTACGTAAACGGGTTTACATAAAACGGTTTCCATAAACAGGTTTACATTAACCATTTTTCTAAATTAAACAGCATAACATTACATGAAAGATAACTAACTGGaaaacaaaccctaaaccacacaacTAAACCGCTAGCATATACCACAATTAACGAGACccattaacaagaaacaaattCAATAAACCGGCTTACTTAAACCACCTAGCATTAAACAACTACCATAAACCACATAAAAAAACCGCTTGCAAAAACCgctaacaaaaaccactaacataaaccaccaacataaaccactaccAAAAACCACTGacttaaaccactaacaaaaaccactaccctaaaccaccaccctaaaccactaacataaaccactaacttatACCGCTAGCTTAAACCACTATCATAAACCACCTACAAGATCCCCTCACCTAAACCgcctacataaaccactaacataaagtaCCATCTAACTAAGATACAAAACCACTAACGCACAACTAAcgcttgaataaaaaaaaatttccgtactaacctcgtcgttgatgaccccggctatatgagcgacTCCGTCCAACCGATATAACCGTGCCGGATCGTCCTCCATCAGCAGACTCGTCCGTTCAGGTCTTTCtcggagagaatctgggtcgttttctctgagattttgTGGGGTAGGGGGGAGGGATAATGGTTCGAATGagggtgattcgaactccttTTATAGTCGAatcacacataattcgaaccagcctggttcgaattatgaaggaGTGCATTAGGAGTAATTCGAACcgacctggttcgaattacatggacTCGAATACAAAgcataattcgaaccaccctggttcgaattatgtatcaGAGAAGTTCGAACTttactggttcgaattatgtatggGAGAAGTTCGAACCATCTTGGTTCGAATTATTCAAAAACGTAGAACACTAAATCGAACcatcttggttcgaattatgaaggagtgcaattcgaaccagcttggttcgaattgtaTTAAAATACACTTTGGCTCATTGCTGAAACGAAATTGTATTTGGCGCATTTTGGTTACAAGTTTCTTGCTCTGGCTCAATATGGTTTTTTGCCCTTAATTTTATGTTACTATAaggtgtatatatattatttgaatatAATTCAATTGTTTAAGAAGAACAAATGCTGGTTTTAGCACTAAATCCAACGAATGAGTATAGAAAATGTCACGTGATACGATAAATCTTAAGGAACGTTAAATGCTCACTGTCACACAAATACACAACAAAATTCTTTGGTACATTCTGAATATGTTTATGTGGACTTTTATAAAATCATCATAGATAATTTAAACTTTCAAAGcctttataaatatttaagatAGCTAACTAATAAATAGGTTATGTAAATACCATGGTGTTAGGAACTTTTATGATAGTTTATTATACTGTATTTGACATATATTTCTACTTAGTGATATAAATAAGTGACACAATTTGGCCATAAAATTAAAGTGTTACAAGATGATgcattcttaaatataaattctaattttgttttatttttctaagttACTTTTTTGTAAATAGTTTTGAGTGAAGCGAGTTTGGTTTAGGACAAGTACAACACAGTGCATTGGAGAGTGTTTAGCTTATGACAGCGAATTATGACTTATTTACTATATCAGTGACtcatcttaattttaaaatggcACTATTCGTGGTAATCATAATAGTAAATATACTTAATAAAAACCATAGTTTTAAATAGggaataagtattgttttggtcctaaCGTTGAGGCTCCGAATCGAAACCGTTCCCATcgtaattttcgatttagaatcattcttaacgttttttttcgtattaaaatcgtccttttaattttttttggacaaaaataccctcactactaccaacacaattacctcctccaccaccatCACCAACACCAACAGCACCACCACAACCAACACTAACACCaacaccacaaccaccaccaccaccaccaccacaacctcaaccacaaccacaaccacaaccacaaccacaaccaccaccaccaaacagaaacagaaacaacaccaaacagaaacagaaagaacaccaaacagaAGCAAGAAAGCAGAGGCGAGGCAGAGGCGGCGAGGCGGTGAGCAGAGACAGCGGCGAGCAGAGACGGCGAGACAGAGGCGGCGAGGCGACGAAGCAGAGGCGGCGATCTCCAACGACGACGGGACCACCACAGCGACGGCGGCTCCAAGCTTCGCCgtcgccgtccccctccccctttccccttccccctcctcctccccctctccccttccccccacccccaccccacgtcctttccccttccccccacctcGAACCTGCGTCCCcttcattttcttcctcttcttctccagcttcttccacttcccctcctctctctcttcgaCGCCGGAGCTGTTCCTcctcccccttccccttcccccttcctcctttccctcCCCTCCCCTTTGAATACCCTCCCTCCACCCCCAcgcgttttcttttatttttttaaaaattttataatttttttataggggtagtttaggaataaattaaaaaaatttattagaaatgacgattttaaatttaaatacgactttaaggatgattttaaataaaaatatacaccAGAGAcagtttcgattctgaccctcaatgtgagagaccaaaacaatacttatcccctTTAAATAATTGCCTTTTATGTTtattgataatttaatttaattaattgaatGGAACCGTGTTAAATAGATAAATTAAGCCTAACTTTTCATGTATAAACTATATTAATATACTtatctatatataaaaaataagtcaaatccgttaaataataaaaaaaattgttttaaataaaaaaagttttataatagaataaaattatattaatatacttatctatattatatataaattataatttattaatatatttaaattatttttaagagaaaaaaaatcatttaaattaatttttaaaattttaatatatatctttattaacaaaaatattttttttgaaactaaaaaataagagagatgtgttttgagattttaaaaagaataaatttaaaaattttacaatcTCTATTAAATAAAGAGTAAAGATGTAATTTTGATATTATTGGTACATTTTCACTCTGTTTTCATGTATGTAGAAAAAACATTTAAATGTGCCACCATGAGGAACCACGGCAGCAAAATGATGAAACTAGATGAATGAGTCTGGGTTTCTGAGTGTATTCAGGTGTTTCTCGATCTGGGCCAGCCCATGGTCCCAGGTTtgacaggaaaaaaaaaaaagaaaacaaaatacagATCATTGAATACAGCCCATGGTCCCAGGTTTCCAATTTTTCGTATGGGATTTCAGAGCATTGAATACgatcactttttttcttttcctttctattttccCTCCTAAAACCCAAACATGAAGTTGTAAGGACTCTTTCCCCAACACTCCAACAGTCCAACTACATGTACCACACTCCCTCCTAAGAAAGATGCATAGAAATATCTTcaatctttgcttctttttcagcCAGGTTGTTacatttctcaaatccaatcctaCTGCGTACTCCCTTCTAAAATCATTCTTCGTCTCCCAGCTTCGCTATCCTCATTCCCCCTCTCCGTTCCGAAAATTTTGGTACTAAGTGGGACTGGGTGGACCCTCAAGTCTTAAACACACAGTCCTCCAACCTCAACCCTTTCAACTTCCTTCAACCCACACTTGATCCCTCTACTGTTTCATTTCTACCTTGCACTCCCTCTGAGCGCGTTTGTTTCTCAACCCTTCATCTCCATGATCATAACCATGATTTCTTCTACCTCTATGAGATCATCTTCACCCACTTCGGTCTCAGACTTCCTTTCTCCGATTTCCAACTTCAATGTCGCTCCCACTCAACTTCACCCCGAAGCTTCGAGAATCTCTGTCAATCCTTTCGTCTTGCTCCCAGTGTTGccgctttcttctacttctttcagGTAGTTAAAGATAAGGAAAAGATGAGTTGGGTTTCCATTCGTGCGCATGAAGGACAAACCAAAATCCTTGTTTTCGAACCAGTTCTTCCGAGTTGAAGGTAGAAGGTGAAAACAAGAAGCCAAAGTTTCCACTGTACTGGACTCGGATGATACAGTCTCCCAAACCACCTCAATGTTCAAGCTTGTCTCCTTGGGAGAAAGACTTGGTTGATAAACTCCAAAGATTGAAAGAACCACTCCAATGTGCCTTTTACTTTTCCCTTAACACCAAAATAAGCCCTTTGCGTAAGCGCATTTAAGTATTTCCGGTTCAAACTGTGATTATAACTTTATCTGCTTCGCTACCATATGGTCTAAGTGCTGTTTGTTGCAGATGTCCCTAACTCAAAACAGGTAGTTGAAGTGGCAGGGGGAGTTGAAAAGAGGAAGCAGTTTGTCACATCTACCCCTGAGCAGAGGAAAAATCAACGGGTGTTGGTGGAGAATAGTCCTACTCCTACTCCTCCTCATTTGTGTGGTTTTGAAGGGGACGGAGCAGGGCTTCCCTCCTGCGTCCAGGGTCACGCATTGGATTCCAATGGTCTCATCAGCCACAGCATGGGACACATGGATCTCTGTAGCTTTCTGCAGGGACTATTTCAGCAAGGCATCATGGGTGTTAAGTTATTCGTTGAGAAAATGGAAGTGATTCGGAAACAGGTGTCCGAACTTGAATCTGAGCTGAATGAGGAGAGAAGCGTCAGAAAGAAAGCTGAGGGGAAGGTAGCAGAAATGGAAAAGGAGCTTGCTCGGTGTGAAGGGGAGCCTGCCTCCGCAAGAAGAGATTGTGAAGCACTGATGAAATCCAGCAAGTCTTGACAAGATGGACTCCTACTACCACCACCAGTCAAAGAGATTAGAGGCCTAATGAAAAGCCTTATATCGTTATTTTGTAGAAAGACCAtggttttacttatttatttttgaaagaaagaattgTTCAAAAATGATTTGATGGCAAGTATGGCCTGTCTGAATATGTAATATGTTAGTTGCCACATTCTAGTTGAGACATCTAATGCTGTTACTATGGAGGATTTGTATCATCTGTGGCATCTCGTGCTGGACAATGATGACAAATCGCTCCTAATATGTCGAGTTTTATTCCCTGCTTCGTTTTCAAATTGACATGCTCTGATGCAATTGAAGTTTGTGTCAATATAAGGTCTTGTGTTTTCTTGCAACTTATCACTTCAGATAGATAACATAACATCTCCTGCCCAGTCAAGTTTGCAGTACAATATCTGCACATACAAAACTTGCAAGATTTGGATATGCCTAATCCTTCAGCAAAAAACTTGTGTGAGCCTGTATATACCTTGACTTTGTGCAGTTTTTGTTCCTTCGTTTATCATGTTCTTGGTTAAATCAAGTTCCAAACTTGTCAATTTTTGGTCAACAATTGAGTTTCCAAGCTAAATGGCATTTGCCCAAATCTTAGTACCCATTCGTTTCGAGAGTACATATCATATTGTGCTACTTATCAAAGTCAAGTTTGCTGAGGTAATTggcaaaataatttaaacaaaatgaaattttaaatcaTCATTAAGGATATAGGCCAACAAGAGAATGTCACGTGATATGACAAATCTTAAGGAACATTAGATGCTCACTGTCACACAAATACACAACAAAATTCTTTGGTACATTCTGAATGTTTATGGtggaattttataaaattatcataGATAATTCAAAGCTTTTGTAAATATTTAAGATAGCTAACTACTAAAGAGGCTATGTAAATATCATGGTGTTAAACTGTTAGGAATTTCTATGATAGTTTATTATACTGCATTTGCATTTGGACATATATTTCTACTTAGTGATATAAATAAGTGACACAATTTGGCTATAAAATTAAAGTCTTAGAGCAACTCCAATGCTAAAAAATAGAGTTCCTCTTCTGACATATGGGGACTCAATTATCATTGGAGTGAAAAGAGAAGGAGGACTCTTCATGGGATCAAGGTTGAGAGTCCCTCTAAGCAGGGACTTGCAACAACCAATAAATAGTTCCTATTTATTAGTTATGATGCAAAATCTGATGTGGAgtcactttttatgacaggtgaaGGTGAGTCATAAATAGGGACTGAAATGAGCCATAAATAGAGACTGAAATGAGTCATTTACCAGTTACCACATGGCATGATTTTATtggttgttaataaaaaatatatattaaataaaaaatatattaaatatatatattaaatacttatatatctatttaattaattatttatattaattatttaataattagttatattaaattataattaatataaataattattttaaatcaatatcaaatattatttatattgttatattaaatcataattaattaaatttattttacataaaaaataaatttaatttttatatattataaaataatttttagttggattatttatttttatttataaaatttaaaatactaatcaaatttaagttatttattttaatattttataatattaaattattttgaatttataaatttaaataatattattataaaaaataataattatattaattttaattattttaattaattaattaagtgagacCACAATAGGGATTAAAGTTAGTTActtctaatggagaagagagagattcttTGAGTTTTTATTTATTGGTTATGACGCAAAAtttgatgtggagttactttttatgacaggtggaccATAAATAGGGATTGAAATAAGTTTTTTACTGGAGATGGTCTTAGAGCATCTCCAATGGAGAAGCCCAATTACTATTTTAGTAAGAGAAAAAAGGAATTGAACCGTTAGAGGAACTAAAGTGAGTTCCTTCACTTTTttcaagaagagagagagaagagggagtccCGACTCCCATTAaccaatatataattgccaagtggcaagtaaaataaaaaataaataattatataaaatattaattaattaaataattatattaattaattaaataattatattatataattaaataataaataatttaataataattataatgactaattaaattaaatattaatatttttatttaattaataatttctattaattaattaactaataattaattaagtaattaagttataattaattta
Coding sequences:
- the LOC112737122 gene encoding uncharacterized protein, giving the protein MIQSPKPPQCSSLSPWEKDLVDKLQRLKEPLQCAFYFSLNTKISPLHVPNSKQVVEVAGGVEKRKQFVTSTPEQRKNQRVLVENSPTPTPPHLCGFEGDGAGLPSCVQGHALDSNGLISHSMGHMDLCSFLQGLFQQGIMGVKLFVEKMEVIRKQVSELESELNEERSVRKKAEGKVAEMEKELARCEGEPASARRDCEALMKSSKS